From the uncultured Trichococcus sp. genome, one window contains:
- a CDS encoding glycosyltransferase, which translates to MVSIIVPVYNAAPYLNQCVDSLTNQTLKEIEIILINDGSTDDSLAVCMALAATDDRIRLIDKPNGGVSEARNDGLRAATGEYVGFVDPDDWVDEDMYEHMLATLTAAQADICMCNYVKEAKEGTVPVLMKHSGGTIEKEAILDEIVANVIAKPSFRSGETDIMGSVCRLLISRELLERGNIWFDKEVAFMEDLLVCVEAFLKCERVAIDAGAYYHYRVHESSTVMAYKSKFYQRQKQAFAKLQELLVREGKAAALAPRMANRCIIIALLALANEAHKDNPTPFREKIRNIDAIVADEELAATLEKIELDNVEPRKKLELNLMKKKASVRLYLYYSVFNKIKAALGKG; encoded by the coding sequence ATGGTCAGCATCATCGTGCCGGTCTACAACGCGGCACCTTACTTAAACCAATGCGTCGACAGCTTAACGAACCAGACGCTGAAGGAAATTGAAATCATACTGATAAACGACGGTTCGACGGATGACAGCCTGGCTGTCTGCATGGCGCTCGCCGCCACAGACGACCGAATCCGCCTGATCGACAAACCGAACGGAGGCGTGTCGGAAGCACGCAACGACGGTCTGCGCGCAGCGACGGGGGAGTACGTGGGCTTCGTCGATCCGGATGATTGGGTGGATGAGGACATGTACGAACACATGCTTGCGACGCTGACGGCAGCGCAAGCGGATATCTGCATGTGCAATTATGTCAAAGAGGCGAAGGAAGGCACCGTTCCCGTTTTGATGAAACATTCCGGGGGGACCATCGAAAAGGAAGCCATCCTCGACGAAATCGTCGCGAACGTCATCGCCAAGCCGAGCTTCCGGAGCGGCGAAACCGACATCATGGGCAGCGTCTGCCGGCTGCTGATCAGCCGTGAGCTGCTCGAACGGGGGAACATCTGGTTCGACAAAGAAGTGGCCTTCATGGAAGATTTGCTTGTCTGCGTAGAAGCTTTCCTGAAATGCGAACGCGTCGCCATCGATGCCGGGGCCTATTACCATTACCGCGTCCATGAAAGTTCGACCGTCATGGCCTATAAATCGAAATTTTATCAACGGCAGAAACAGGCCTTTGCGAAGCTGCAGGAGCTATTGGTGCGCGAGGGGAAAGCTGCCGCACTGGCACCACGCATGGCGAACCGCTGCATCATCATCGCCTTGCTGGCGCTGGCGAATGAGGCGCACAAGGACAATCCAACGCCGTTCCGTGAAAAGATCCGCAACATCGATGCGATAGTGGCGGATGAGGAATTGGCTGCGACACTTGAAAAAATCGAGCTGGATAATGTGGAGCCGCGCAAAAAGCTGGAACTGAACCTGATGAAGAAAAAAGCGAGCGTGAGATTGTATCTCTACTACAGCGTATTCAACAAAATAAAGGCCGCATTGGGCAAAGGCTGA
- a CDS encoding glycosyltransferase family 2 protein gives MSELISIIVPVYKVEAYLPRCVDSILAQTYKNLDIILVDDGSPDNSGKICDDYAEKDDRITVIHQANGGLSDARNAGIAIAKGAYLTFLDSDDWVPAEYIAYLHNLLKETGSAISLCNFLKTTTEDLPQVNEPEMVTVMKNDAILAKYIDLGDDFHPQLVMACGKLFEASLFETIRFPVGRLHEDEFTTYKLFHFAPQTVLSKKPLYYYWQREDSIMGEAGFRLQNKLDYMEALAERAAFFHEVGRPELSDRTYKSLFSEALSVNLQLDARKETDPKKAVRGILKQARNALKRTGRSKLAFLYNTYLSYERPIAWAYRTYKKLK, from the coding sequence ATGAGTGAATTGATCAGCATCATCGTGCCGGTCTACAAAGTCGAGGCTTATTTGCCCCGCTGCGTGGATTCGATACTGGCACAGACATACAAAAATCTGGACATCATCCTCGTGGACGACGGATCTCCGGACAACAGCGGCAAAATCTGCGATGATTATGCCGAGAAAGATGACCGCATCACAGTCATCCATCAAGCGAACGGCGGCTTATCGGACGCCCGCAACGCCGGCATCGCTATTGCGAAGGGTGCCTACCTGACCTTCCTTGACAGTGATGATTGGGTTCCGGCCGAATACATCGCCTATCTGCACAATCTGTTGAAGGAAACCGGCAGTGCCATCTCGCTCTGCAATTTCCTGAAGACGACGACCGAGGACTTGCCGCAGGTGAACGAGCCGGAAATGGTGACGGTCATGAAGAACGATGCGATTCTGGCGAAATACATCGACTTGGGCGATGATTTCCACCCGCAATTGGTCATGGCCTGCGGGAAATTGTTCGAGGCCAGCTTATTTGAAACGATCCGTTTTCCGGTCGGCAGGCTGCATGAGGACGAGTTCACGACCTACAAACTTTTTCATTTCGCGCCGCAGACGGTGCTTTCGAAAAAGCCGCTCTATTATTATTGGCAGCGTGAGGACAGCATCATGGGGGAAGCCGGCTTCCGCCTGCAGAACAAACTAGATTATATGGAGGCTTTGGCCGAACGGGCAGCCTTTTTCCATGAGGTGGGCAGGCCGGAGCTGAGCGACCGCACGTACAAATCGCTGTTCTCCGAGGCGCTGTCGGTCAATCTGCAATTGGATGCACGCAAAGAGACCGATCCGAAAAAAGCGGTCAGAGGCATCCTCAAACAGGCACGCAATGCCTTGAAACGGACAGGCCGTTCGAAATTGGCCTTTTTGTACAATACTTACCTGTCGTATGAACGACCGATCGCGTGGGCTTACCGCACTTATAAAAAATTGAAATGA
- a CDS encoding MATE family efflux transporter, translated as MDKNKQFAINMIAQVVGFVVMMGISFLLTPFIVEHVGSEAYGFVGLANNFVSYAQVITVALNSMASRFITIKITENDVEGSNRYFTSVVIANIMTALVLSVPSALIILNLNKIVNVSEAILIDVQWLWAFIFLNFLVSIISSTYSVATFVRNKLYLSSLQGIISNILRVAVLIAAFSFFVPSVWYVGLAAFVATIYVYFWNVYYTRKLTPDIKVRKRYFDVKVIKVLLSSGIWNSFTRLSSILSTGLDLLVTNLYVSSAAMGVLSVAKTVPSAILTLFGTLASVYAPQLTISYAQKDYTEMKNQLMSSIKFLGLFACIPVAALFAYGEIFYKLWVPTQDAHLLYMLTILSCIEFMFVLPLEGLWNLFTATNKVKQTSIYMFANSIITIVIVLVALQFTTDDTLKLYIIAGTSTAFAVIRSLFFLPIYGAHCLNIKWTAFYPSILKNTVSVIVASAFSLLVRNFLTIDGWLMLIGAGILTSIFAIGFNFIVLLNKAERASIVKKVLRK; from the coding sequence GTGGATAAAAATAAACAATTCGCCATCAATATGATAGCGCAGGTCGTCGGCTTCGTTGTGATGATGGGCATCAGTTTCCTGTTGACCCCATTCATCGTCGAGCATGTCGGCAGCGAGGCTTACGGGTTTGTCGGCTTGGCCAACAATTTCGTCAGCTACGCGCAGGTCATCACCGTCGCTCTGAACTCGATGGCCAGCCGTTTCATCACGATCAAGATTACCGAAAATGATGTGGAAGGATCGAACCGCTATTTCACTTCGGTCGTCATCGCCAATATCATGACTGCCTTGGTATTGAGCGTTCCATCGGCCCTCATCATTCTGAATCTGAACAAGATCGTGAATGTATCCGAGGCGATACTGATCGATGTCCAATGGCTGTGGGCGTTCATCTTCCTGAATTTCCTGGTCAGCATCATCTCGTCGACATACAGTGTGGCGACGTTCGTCCGCAATAAACTGTACTTGTCTTCGTTGCAGGGCATCATCTCAAATATCCTGCGGGTGGCGGTGCTGATTGCAGCCTTCAGCTTTTTCGTGCCGTCAGTCTGGTATGTCGGCTTGGCTGCGTTCGTAGCCACTATCTATGTTTATTTCTGGAATGTCTATTACACCCGCAAACTGACTCCCGACATCAAGGTGAGGAAGCGGTATTTCGATGTGAAAGTCATCAAAGTGCTGCTGTCATCCGGCATCTGGAACAGCTTTACGCGGTTGAGTTCGATCCTGTCGACCGGACTCGATCTGTTGGTGACGAACCTGTATGTCAGTTCGGCCGCGATGGGTGTGCTCTCGGTCGCCAAAACGGTGCCGAGTGCAATCCTGACTTTGTTCGGGACCTTGGCGAGCGTCTATGCGCCGCAACTGACGATCAGCTATGCGCAGAAGGACTACACGGAAATGAAGAACCAGTTGATGTCATCGATAAAGTTCCTCGGCCTGTTCGCCTGCATCCCGGTAGCGGCTCTGTTCGCTTACGGGGAGATCTTCTACAAGCTCTGGGTGCCGACCCAGGATGCGCATTTGTTGTACATGCTGACGATTTTGTCCTGCATCGAGTTCATGTTCGTCTTGCCGTTGGAAGGGCTGTGGAACCTCTTTACGGCCACCAATAAGGTCAAACAGACTTCAATCTACATGTTCGCCAACTCAATCATTACGATCGTCATCGTCTTGGTGGCATTGCAGTTCACAACCGATGACACATTGAAGCTGTATATCATTGCTGGGACGAGCACAGCCTTCGCGGTGATCCGATCCCTGTTCTTCCTGCCGATTTACGGGGCGCATTGCCTTAACATCAAATGGACGGCCTTTTACCCGTCCATCCTGAAGAACACGGTGTCGGTCATCGTGGCTTCGGCTTTCTCCCTGTTGGTACGGAACTTCCTGACGATCGACGGCTGGCTGATGCTGATCGGGGCAGGTATTCTGACGAGCATCTTTGCGATCGGCTTCAACTTCATCGTGCTGTTGAACAAAGCGGAACGGGCTTCGATAGTCAAAAAAGTGTTGCGCAAATAA
- a CDS encoding glycosyltransferase, translating into MTKIPKIIHYCWFGGGPIPEKDKACIESWRKFCPDYEIIEWNESNYDINKNLYMKEAYEVKKWGFVPDYARLDIVYTQGGIYLDTDVEIIRNMDPLLGDDAFMGFEDGKFVALGLGFGAAKGNPHIKAMRDVYEGVSFINPDGSFNTLPSPHYTTDYLLEKGLKQNDTYQQIEGISIYPKAYFCPRDYYTGAMSLTENSYTIHHYNASWLSDKEKQNYKRKLRLIERCGKTAGTGMHYILSLPDILKRNDIFDLIKKGLGKFRK; encoded by the coding sequence ATGACGAAGATACCAAAAATCATCCATTACTGCTGGTTCGGCGGCGGTCCGATCCCGGAAAAAGACAAGGCCTGCATCGAAAGCTGGCGCAAGTTCTGTCCGGATTACGAAATCATCGAATGGAACGAAAGCAATTATGACATAAACAAAAACCTCTACATGAAGGAAGCCTATGAAGTCAAGAAGTGGGGCTTCGTGCCGGACTATGCCCGTTTGGACATCGTCTACACGCAAGGCGGCATCTATCTGGATACGGATGTGGAGATCATCCGCAATATGGATCCTTTGCTGGGGGACGATGCATTCATGGGCTTCGAGGACGGCAAGTTCGTTGCTCTGGGATTGGGCTTCGGCGCCGCTAAAGGCAATCCGCACATCAAGGCCATGCGCGATGTCTATGAAGGGGTCTCCTTCATCAATCCGGACGGCAGCTTCAACACGTTGCCGAGTCCGCATTACACGACCGATTATCTGTTGGAGAAGGGCCTGAAGCAGAACGATACGTATCAGCAGATTGAAGGCATCAGCATTTATCCGAAAGCCTATTTCTGCCCGCGTGATTACTACACCGGCGCCATGAGCCTGACCGAAAATTCCTACACGATCCACCACTACAATGCGTCCTGGTTGTCCGACAAGGAGAAGCAGAATTATAAGCGCAAGCTGCGCCTGATTGAACGCTGCGGCAAAACGGCCGGTACCGGAATGCATTACATCCTGTCACTGCCGGATATCCTGAAACGGAACGATATCTTTGACCTGATCAAGAAGGGACTCGGAAAATTCAGAAAATAA
- a CDS encoding polysaccharide deacetylase family protein: MKKRFMILPPFLVIFTMYGALTDVSAATEGTTEIIETTIQEPNLYEPPPVIQLPETVMDIDDASTSATTPTESPPAEVTAIDEQMTEPPAPPAVQTLPETADPQPTTTETTTPATTPTEDATIPEATDPTPPITETTTPDTTAPVTPIPEENPVDIPAEQPTAGTETPIETEKPTETTSPDTTAPETPLSEENQVDIAVEQPTVGTEISIETEQPAETPVVPTEPIEVTEETVPIESIEEAGTTYEEPMQLMAAAAVSDYSGPSQIINSVAVSDSVIALTFDDGHSYGNLYDILYNLNYLGVKATFFMNGDADASLLQQIVADGHQLANHTYSHGDSTTLSSSALANDINLMEDYIQETTGTSSLPFFRLPYGSYNSSVLNTVGSLGYQYTIGWDVDTLDWTGISDTAISSAVINNVNPGSIVLMHASVGAANTPESLWYSIAALREAGYSFATVSDLLALGGYFAIDEEEPVEEDYSDDILSEVINQVETGEKTISLTISDASDAENVREILANLATLDVKATFFLNGLTDPTVINEIVQQGHEIGNHTYTHDDATEMTVDEIVWELNTLETLVQDSTGGATTRPYFRAPMGETNDAVLATVASMGYMHTIGWTVDTRDWSGTLTAAQVSSAVVNNLAPGAIFLLHGNSSANTTPAALLQMITAIRQLGYNFATISGLLALEGSYPTTPGEAPGETTPDPDSDPPSTTSPAEIVNQVNTDVPVISLTISDASGTENVRQILNNLALLGIKATFFLNGMTDENLIDDIIAQGHEIGNHTYSHEDATLMTEAELTADLNNLEQLVQDATDKSTTPYFRAPMGETNATVLATAGSLGYQYAIGWSIETGDWSGIQTAAQISSAVVNSIAPGSIILLHGSADAVATPAAILQMVAAVQALGYRFESITGLLAYSGIYVGEEPVTTDPDDEETDYGTGPSRFVNHVETGRNVIALTFDDGDNYTNLHDIIWNLNYLGAKATFFLNGTTDPGLMAELVASGHQLANHTYSHNDDSTALSADDLAYDLELMEEYILETTGVSSKPYFRAPAGVYNDDVLETVGSLGYAYTIGWTQDTRDWEGLSDIAIAASVTDYLDAGSIYLLHANPTSVGTPESLWYIVAEARRQGFEFVTIDELMALEGVYDDGEDDGNDTDYEGISQFIEEIDTNQKVVSLTFDDLGDSQVLQEILDVLAEMGVKATFFPDGTVDPDMINQVVSLGHELGNHTYSHEFSTYLTIEELTAELNALENKIENASGVTTRPLFRPPYGDYDQSVLETAGSLGYEYTIGWSVDSLDYLGTLSPEDIAFNVLDQLAPGYIYLMHAVPESASTPESLYEIITTARELGYSFATVTDLIALDGVYETDPEDPSDPDDPIDTTLSQLIEQVTTGEKVVSLTISDASDAANVRQILANLAALNVKATFFLNGLTDPTLIDDIIAQGHEIGNHTFSHDDATQMTAAQLTTDLNNLEQLVQNASGTSTKPYFRAPMGATNTTVLTTAGTLGYDYTIGWTVDTRDWSGTLTAAQVSTAVVNNLTPGSIFLLHGNSSAATTPAALLEMVAAARALGYEFTTITGLLALQGIYPDPVDPVDPVDPVDPVDPVDPVDPDPPVITTPSQLINQVNTNQQVISLTISDVSSVANLRQILANLALLDVKATFFLNGLTDPTLIDDILAQGHEIGNHTFSHDDATQMSTAELTADLNQLEQLVKTATGESTTPYFRAPMGETNASVLATAGSLGYSYTIGWTIDTRDWSGTLSASQVSAAVLNNLSAGAIYLLHGNSSASTTPTALLEMITAAHALGYQFTTISGLLAYEGDYSYVEPEPEFVIPVLDDFGNITNPVITRNDVTDVYNPLGTADPFIILVDGVYHMFFEVLQEYNIATQSFTDGVAHAYSSDLANWTYTQIVLGPETDGIRAAYPNVFEYNENYYMVPDQAGNVEAYFATSFPLGWDYHSTLLEGSFVDTNVFEIGGIWYLTTSEQPYNSISLYYNTSGDWRNDEWELHPAGFIIEEDWTEKGYRGAGNPFVYEDYVVMPVQVTPVATNVYGEYTTWYKLSDLSPTTVTVEQLGTAVEAQYNGSWNDLAMHHIAHAPYGDGYVFVVDGLAYYANGTGQAEYTIGIYTQTA, translated from the coding sequence ATGAAAAAAAGATTTATGATACTGCCTCCTTTCTTAGTCATATTTACGATGTACGGCGCGCTGACAGATGTATCTGCAGCAACGGAAGGGACAACAGAGATTATTGAAACGACAATCCAAGAACCCAATCTCTATGAACCGCCGCCAGTTATCCAACTGCCGGAAACAGTGATGGACATCGATGACGCAAGCACATCCGCAACAACACCCACGGAATCTCCGCCCGCAGAAGTGACTGCGATAGATGAGCAGATGACGGAACCACCTGCACCACCAGCAGTGCAAACTCTGCCGGAAACGGCCGATCCGCAACCAACCACCACAGAAACAACCACACCGGCGACCACGCCTACTGAGGACGCGACCATACCGGAAGCAACCGACCCAACACCTCCAATAACGGAAACAACTACTCCAGATACGACTGCACCCGTAACACCCATTCCTGAAGAAAATCCAGTGGATATACCTGCAGAACAACCTACTGCCGGCACAGAAACTCCGATCGAAACGGAAAAGCCTACAGAAACAACTTCACCTGATACGACCGCACCCGAAACACCCTTATCTGAAGAAAATCAAGTGGATATAGCTGTAGAACAACCTACTGTCGGCACAGAAATTTCAATCGAAACGGAACAGCCTGCGGAAACTCCTGTCGTCCCGACAGAACCGATTGAAGTGACCGAAGAAACTGTACCAATCGAGTCGATTGAAGAAGCCGGAACCACCTATGAAGAACCGATGCAACTGATGGCAGCCGCCGCAGTCAGCGACTATTCCGGGCCGTCCCAGATCATCAATTCGGTGGCTGTCTCGGATAGCGTAATCGCGCTGACATTCGATGATGGGCACTCGTACGGAAACCTTTACGACATCCTATATAACTTGAACTACTTGGGCGTAAAGGCCACTTTCTTCATGAACGGTGATGCTGACGCTTCATTGCTGCAACAAATCGTAGCTGATGGCCATCAATTGGCCAACCACACTTACTCACACGGCGACTCCACAACACTGTCATCTTCGGCATTGGCGAATGACATCAACCTCATGGAAGATTATATCCAAGAAACGACCGGCACCTCATCCTTGCCGTTCTTCCGCCTCCCTTACGGTTCCTACAACAGTTCCGTCCTGAATACGGTCGGCAGCCTCGGCTACCAGTACACGATCGGATGGGATGTCGATACACTCGACTGGACCGGGATTTCGGATACTGCAATCAGCAGTGCGGTCATCAACAATGTCAACCCCGGCTCCATCGTATTGATGCATGCCAGCGTGGGCGCAGCCAATACGCCTGAATCTTTATGGTACTCCATTGCAGCACTCAGAGAAGCAGGCTACAGCTTCGCAACCGTCAGCGATCTCTTGGCATTGGGCGGCTATTTCGCAATCGATGAAGAAGAACCTGTCGAAGAAGATTATTCGGATGATATCCTTTCAGAAGTCATCAATCAAGTGGAAACCGGCGAAAAAACCATTTCCTTGACCATCAGCGATGCATCCGATGCCGAAAATGTCCGCGAAATTCTGGCGAACTTAGCCACCTTGGACGTCAAAGCTACCTTCTTCCTGAACGGTCTGACCGATCCGACGGTAATCAACGAAATCGTCCAACAAGGACACGAAATCGGCAACCATACCTACACACACGACGATGCCACCGAGATGACCGTGGACGAAATCGTCTGGGAACTCAACACGTTGGAAACATTGGTACAAGACAGTACCGGCGGCGCAACTACCCGCCCTTACTTCCGCGCACCTATGGGAGAAACAAATGATGCAGTGCTTGCGACCGTAGCCAGCATGGGATATATGCACACCATCGGTTGGACAGTCGATACCCGCGATTGGAGCGGAACGTTGACCGCAGCCCAAGTCAGCTCTGCAGTCGTAAACAACTTGGCGCCAGGTGCCATCTTCCTGTTGCACGGAAATTCTTCCGCCAACACGACACCCGCAGCCTTATTGCAGATGATCACGGCCATCCGCCAACTCGGCTACAACTTCGCTACAATCAGCGGATTGCTCGCTTTGGAAGGCTCCTATCCGACAACACCCGGGGAGGCCCCTGGTGAAACAACTCCTGATCCAGATTCAGATCCGCCGAGCACCACTTCACCCGCCGAAATCGTGAACCAAGTCAACACCGATGTCCCGGTCATTTCCTTGACCATCAGTGACGCATCCGGAACCGAGAACGTGCGGCAGATCCTCAACAACCTCGCGCTATTGGGCATCAAAGCCACCTTCTTCCTGAACGGTATGACCGATGAAAATCTGATCGATGACATCATCGCCCAAGGACACGAAATCGGCAACCACACCTACAGCCATGAAGATGCCACGCTAATGACCGAAGCAGAATTGACGGCAGACCTCAACAACCTTGAGCAATTAGTCCAAGATGCAACAGACAAAAGCACAACACCATACTTCCGTGCTCCGATGGGTGAAACCAATGCAACTGTTTTGGCGACAGCCGGCAGTCTCGGTTATCAATACGCCATCGGCTGGTCCATCGAAACAGGCGACTGGAGCGGTATACAGACGGCAGCGCAAATCAGTTCCGCCGTCGTGAACAGTATCGCGCCCGGCTCCATCATCCTTCTGCACGGTAGCGCAGACGCAGTTGCAACACCGGCTGCAATCCTGCAGATGGTGGCTGCAGTCCAAGCACTCGGATATCGTTTCGAAAGCATCACCGGACTGTTGGCATACAGCGGCATCTACGTTGGTGAAGAACCCGTAACAACCGATCCTGATGACGAGGAGACGGACTATGGAACGGGACCATCCCGATTCGTCAACCATGTCGAAACCGGCAGAAATGTCATCGCCCTCACCTTTGATGACGGGGACAATTACACGAATCTGCATGACATCATCTGGAACCTCAACTATCTGGGTGCGAAAGCCACCTTCTTCCTGAACGGCACGACCGATCCGGGATTGATGGCCGAACTCGTCGCATCCGGACACCAATTGGCGAACCATACCTACTCACACAATGACGATTCCACAGCCCTATCCGCCGACGATTTGGCCTATGACTTAGAGCTGATGGAAGAATACATCCTGGAAACGACAGGTGTGTCCTCAAAACCTTATTTCCGTGCACCGGCAGGCGTCTACAATGATGATGTCCTTGAAACAGTCGGCAGCCTCGGCTATGCCTACACCATCGGTTGGACACAGGATACCCGCGATTGGGAAGGTCTTTCGGACATCGCGATCGCAGCCAGTGTCACAGACTATCTGGACGCCGGCTCCATCTACTTATTGCACGCCAACCCTACTTCCGTTGGGACGCCAGAATCTTTATGGTACATCGTTGCAGAAGCGCGCAGACAAGGCTTCGAATTCGTCACGATCGATGAGTTGATGGCGCTGGAAGGCGTCTACGATGATGGTGAAGACGACGGAAATGACACAGATTATGAAGGCATTTCCCAATTCATCGAAGAGATCGACACGAACCAAAAAGTAGTTTCCTTGACATTCGACGATCTCGGCGACAGCCAAGTACTCCAAGAGATTTTGGATGTGCTGGCCGAAATGGGCGTCAAAGCGACCTTCTTCCCGGACGGTACGGTAGATCCGGACATGATCAACCAGGTCGTTTCCCTAGGACATGAACTCGGTAATCACACTTATTCACACGAATTTTCCACCTACTTGACGATTGAGGAACTGACCGCAGAGCTGAACGCCTTGGAAAATAAAATCGAAAATGCTTCAGGCGTAACAACCAGACCGCTCTTCCGTCCACCTTACGGGGATTATGATCAATCCGTACTGGAAACGGCAGGCAGCCTCGGCTACGAATACACGATTGGCTGGTCCGTCGACAGTCTCGATTACTTGGGGACTCTCTCTCCTGAAGACATCGCCTTCAACGTACTGGATCAGTTGGCTCCGGGCTACATCTACTTGATGCATGCCGTTCCGGAATCCGCCAGCACACCAGAATCCTTGTACGAAATCATCACGACGGCCCGCGAATTGGGTTACTCCTTCGCCACCGTCACTGATCTGATCGCATTGGATGGTGTGTACGAAACAGATCCCGAAGACCCTAGCGATCCGGACGATCCTATTGATACCACGCTTTCACAATTGATCGAGCAAGTCACGACCGGAGAAAAAGTCGTTTCGCTGACCATTAGTGATGCTTCCGATGCCGCCAACGTTAGGCAGATACTGGCCAATCTGGCAGCACTGAACGTCAAAGCCACCTTCTTCTTGAATGGCCTGACCGATCCGACCTTGATCGACGACATCATCGCCCAAGGCCACGAAATCGGCAACCACACCTTCAGCCATGACGATGCCACCCAAATGACGGCAGCCCAATTGACCACTGATCTCAACAACCTTGAGCAGCTGGTCCAAAACGCTTCCGGTACAAGCACAAAACCTTATTTCCGCGCTCCAATGGGGGCAACGAACACCACTGTCCTTACGACAGCCGGCACGCTCGGCTACGACTACACAATCGGCTGGACGGTCGATACGCGTGATTGGTCCGGAACACTGACCGCAGCTCAAGTCAGCACCGCAGTCGTGAACAATCTTACACCTGGATCCATCTTCCTGCTGCACGGCAACAGTTCTGCAGCCACCACACCTGCCGCTTTGTTGGAAATGGTCGCAGCTGCACGTGCACTCGGATATGAATTCACAACAATCACAGGTTTGTTGGCGCTCCAAGGCATCTATCCAGACCCGGTCGACCCTGTAGATCCAGTTGACCCAGTTGACCCGGTTGATCCGGTTGATCCGGTAGATCCTGATCCGCCGGTCATTACAACGCCTTCGCAACTGATCAATCAAGTCAACACCAATCAACAAGTCATTTCCTTGACCATCAGTGATGTATCCAGTGTTGCCAATCTCCGTCAGATACTGGCCAACCTGGCACTATTGGATGTAAAGGCGACCTTCTTCCTGAACGGGCTGACCGATCCGACTCTGATCGATGACATCCTTGCCCAAGGCCACGAAATCGGCAACCATACTTTCAGCCATGACGATGCTACCCAAATGTCGACCGCCGAATTGACGGCCGACCTGAATCAATTGGAGCAACTGGTCAAGACGGCAACCGGTGAGAGCACAACCCCTTACTTCCGCGCTCCGATGGGTGAAACGAACGCATCCGTTTTAGCGACAGCCGGCAGCCTAGGTTACAGCTACACAATCGGTTGGACGATCGACACACGCGATTGGTCCGGAACCCTTTCCGCCAGCCAAGTCAGTGCGGCTGTCCTGAACAACCTTTCCGCTGGTGCCATCTATCTGTTGCACGGCAACAGTTCAGCCAGCACTACCCCTACCGCGCTGTTGGAAATGATCACAGCCGCCCATGCCCTTGGTTATCAATTCACGACCATCAGCGGGTTGCTTGCCTATGAAGGCGACTACAGCTACGTAGAACCGGAACCGGAATTCGTTATCCCCGTGCTGGATGACTTCGGAAACATCACCAATCCTGTCATCACACGGAACGATGTGACCGATGTCTACAATCCGCTTGGAACAGCCGATCCGTTCATTATCCTCGTCGACGGTGTCTACCATATGTTCTTTGAAGTACTTCAGGAATACAACATCGCAACCCAAAGCTTCACGGATGGCGTCGCCCACGCCTACAGCAGCGATTTGGCCAATTGGACGTACACCCAAATCGTGCTCGGTCCGGAAACGGACGGCATCCGTGCCGCCTATCCGAACGTATTCGAGTACAATGAAAACTACTACATGGTCCCCGATCAAGCCGGCAATGTCGAAGCCTACTTTGCAACTTCTTTCCCACTCGGTTGGGACTATCACTCCACTTTGTTGGAAGGCAGCTTCGTCGACACGAACGTCTTTGAGATCGGCGGCATCTGGTACCTGACAACTTCAGAACAACCGTACAACAGCATCTCATTGTACTACAACACATCAGGCGACTGGCGAAATGACGAATGGGAACTTCATCCGGCAGGATTCATCATCGAAGAGGACTGGACGGAAAAAGGTTACCGTGGCGCCGGCAATCCTTTCGTGTATGAAGACTATGTCGTGATGCCGGTGCAGGTTACCCCTGTCGCAACCAACGTCTACGGTGAATACACGACTTGGTACAAATTGTCCGACCTGTCTCCAACAACGGTGACCGTCGAACAGCTCGGTACAGCCGTCGAAGCCCAGTACAACGGTTCTTGGAACGACCTGGCGATGCACCACATCGCTCATGCCCCTTATGGCGACGGCTACGTATTCGTGGTCGACGGACTTGCTTACTACGCAAACGGAACCGGTCAAGCAGAATACACAATCGGGATCTACACGCAAACAGCTTAA